From a single Bufo bufo chromosome 9, aBufBuf1.1, whole genome shotgun sequence genomic region:
- the LOC120978907 gene encoding uncharacterized protein LOC120978907, translating into MEVSLYSNIILMISMIGFAAESGGVPIWSSKQQVTAGEGGTAVLSCHFSPEKLMDNLTVVWVKRTAGAEDAVVHAQGSQKTFHNQSAAYSNRTAMDKDWFQRNDTTLNVHRIRAMDAGEYSCWILQPPPSLLTAYKCCTVRLSVEWKDDLKQLIVAWSLYLLSIALCIFFLNSCRRQKAAPDRIHEPPADLPACYSICSIIKRKCDAAAAVVTSGFEGIKVGIPGVLGQWRG; encoded by the exons ATGGAGGTCTCTCTCTACTCAAACATTATCTTAATGATCTCAATGATCGGCTTTGCTGCAGAATCTGGAG GTGTCCCAATCTGGTCTTCAAAGCAACAAGTTACAGCCGGTGAAGGGGGCACTGCCGTCCTGTCTTGCCACTTCTCACCTGAAAAGTTGATGGATAATCTCACAGTGGTTTGGGTGAAGAGAACAGCAGGAGCGGAGGATGCTGTGGTACATGCCCAGGGCTCGCAGAAAACATTTCACAATCAGAGTGCAGCTTATTCAAACAGGACTGCAATGGACAAGGACTGGTTCCAGCGCAACGATACTACTCTGAACGTGCACAGGATTAGAGCGATGGATGCTGGGGAGTACAGCTGctggatattacagcctccaccaaGTCTATTAACTGCCTACAAATGCTGCACGGTCAGACTGTCTGTGGAGTGGAAAG ATGACCTGAAGCAACTTATTGTGGCCTGGAGCCTTTACCTCCTTTCCATCGCTCTCTGCATTTTCTTCCTGAATAGTTGCAGACGGCAGAAAGCAGCCCCTGATAGGATCCATGAACCACCTGCAGATCTGCCAGCTTGCTACAGTATATGTTCTATAATCAAAAGAAAGTGTGATGCGGCCGCGGCCGTAGTAACGAGCGGCTTTGAAGGGATTAAAGTCGGCATCCCAGGTGTTCTAGGGCAGtggaggggttaa